The DNA region TCGAGCCACACCGTCGGCAGCGAGAGCAGCCGCACGCGATCGCCGATCGAGGTGCGCGGCACGCCGAGGCGCTCGGCGAGCTGCTGCTGCGTCCAGCCGTTCGCCTTCATCAGCGCCGCGAACGCCTCCGCCTCCTCCAGCGGCGCGAGGTTCGCGCGCTGCAGGTTCTCGATCGTGGCCAGCGTCGCCGCGGCCGCGTCGTCGATCGACTTCACGACGGCGGGGATCGTCTCCCACATGAGGAGCTTGGCCGCGCGCAGGCGACGCTCGCCGGCGATCAGCTCGTAGCGCTCGCGGTGCTCGGTGCCCGTGAAGCGCACGGTGATCGGCTGCAGCAGACCGTTGGCGGCCATGCTGTCGGCGAGGTTCTGCAGCTCCGTCGCGTCGAACTCCTTGCGCGGCTGGTACGGGCTCGGGTCGATCAGCGCCGTGCCGATCGTGCGCAGCTCGCCGGCGTCGGCGAGCGGGGTCGTGGGCGCGGACGCCGGTGCCGCGGCGCCCTTCTTCGGTCGGTTCATCCGGTCAGATCTCCACGCCGAGGGGGAGGAGTGCGGGCGCCACTCGGCGCACCGCGGCTCGGAAGCGGTCCTCGGCGATGTCCCGCTTCTCCTGCAGCTTCGAGCGGCGCTTGTAGGGCAGGCTGCAGCGCTCCCCGAGGTCGACCTCGAGGTTCGCGCGGGCGAGGCCCTTCGCGGCGCCAGCGGCCACCGTGAGGGCGTCTGCGGCCGCGAGCAGCTGCTGCTGGTCGTTCTCCGTCTTCAGCGTGGGCATGAGGGTCCTGGGGCGTCGGTCACCGGGCGCGCGTCGCGCCCGGGTCGGGGTAGGAGGGGAAGGCGTTCGGCGCGCCGTGGCGCGGATTCCACCGCGCCCACAGCGTGTCGAGGCCTGCGCGGTCGACGGGGCAGCCCGCGGCTACCCACTCAGCCATGCGCTCTTCGGCGATGGCGTACGCCTCGTCGGCGGTCGGCCGCTTGGCGATGCCCATGTAGTGCGCGGTGCCGCCGTTCACGCCGTCCACCAGCAGCACGCGCCAGACATCGTCCTCGGAGAGCCACGCGTGCTGCCGCCGGTGGCCGTAGAGCGCGAGCAGGAAGCCCTTGAGGCGCGCCGGCCAGGCGGTGTGCGTCGGGCACGCGAGGACGCGCCCGCACGCGGCGCACGTCGCCCCGGGCGCGTCCGCCTGCAGCGCGGCGCCGCACGCGGGACACGCGCGCAGGTGCGCGAAGCGCTCGAGGCGCGCGACGTCCGCGGGATCATCGCCGGCGACGACCGGCACGAGGGCGTCGCTCATCAGAACGGCAGGTCGTCGTCGGCGCCCGCCTCGTACGCGGGCTCGTACGCCGGCGGCGTCGGCGCGGGGCACGTGTGCGACGCGAGTGTCGCGAGCGTCGCGTCGTCGGTGCGCTGCAGCAGCGCCTCCAGGCGCTCGCGCGCGGAGACGTCGATGAGCGCGGCCTCGCCGAACACGTGCGCGACGACGGTCTGCGCGAGGTGCTCGGAGTACTGCGCGGCTTCGTGCTCGTCGCGCAGACGATCGTGGTCGGGTTCACGCATGGACACGTGCCTCAGAAGGGCAGCGCGAGCTCGCGCTCGACGCGGGAGATGGCGCGCTCGAGCGCGTCGCCGGTGGCGAGCTCGCCGTTGATCAGCTGGCGGCGCACGTGCTCCGCGACCTTCACGTCGAGGTCGGGCCGCTGCAGCAGCGCGTTCAGGTGCTGCGTGCGCACGTAGACGCTCTCGGGATGCGCGATCGCCGTCGTCGCGCGCGGCGGCTCGCCAAGCGCCTCGCGCACCTGGTCGACCGCGCGCTCGAGCGCCGCCTGGTCGCGCAGGTCACCGTCGCCGAGCTGGCGGCGCAGTCTCTTCGCGACGCCCGCCGGCAGGCGCGGGTCGTCCAGGGGCGCGCACAGCTGGCGCGTCAGCTCGACGACGGCGAGGGGTGCGGGTGCCGAATCCGGCGCGGCCTGGGGCGCCGCGAGCGCCGCGGAGACGGGGCCCGGCGGCGGCACGCGCCCGTCGGCGGGCGGCTCGACGGCGGGCATGTCGAGCGGCAGCGCCGTCTGCAGCGACTCGAGGTGCGCGAGCACCATCGTGATGGCCGCCAGCGGCTCGGCGTGGAAGTCGGGATTCCCCGTCTCCCGCTGCCGCTTGCCGATCCACTCGGCGACCTCCTGCAGGCCGTCGATCTCGAACGTGCGGAGCGGCTTGCCGTGCTGCGGCGTGCCGCGGCGGAACGGGAACGGGTAGGCGAGCGCCTGCTCGAGCGTCATCGCGGTGGCGGCCGCCTCGCGCGACGTCGCCGGCGCGACCGTGGCGCGCGCCGACGGTGCCGGAGCCTCGGCCGCCGACGGCACGTCGCCGCGGATCCCGAACAGGCCCGCGCAGCGCACGAGCGCCGTCTCGGCGGCCGCCGGGTAGTCGCGCCCCGTGCCGACCTCCTGGCGCTTCACGCCGAGGATGGTCAGCGTCGCCTTGAACGCGCACACGTCGACGCCGTGCGCGGCGATCGGCGGCAGCAGCTCGAGCGTGAAGTCCCACTCGCCCGGCACGACGGCGTCGAAGCGCTCGCGCAGCGCGCCGGACGTGAGCGCGACGCCGCCGGCGAGGGGCGCGGCGAGCGCCCCCCACAGGTCGGACTTGTCGCGCGGATCGCGGCGCATGAGAGCGGGGGCGGCCACGGTTCGCGCCTCAGGCCGCGCGCGCTTCCAGGAAGCGCACCGCTTCGTCGGCCGCCTGCTCGGTCAGCCCGTTCGTGAGGCGCGCGCGCACCTGGCGCGTGACCTTCTCGTCCTTCACGGCCGCGAGCAGCTGCTCGATGCGCTGCACCTGCGCCGCGGTGGCCGCCCGCGCCTGCGGCTGCGCCCAGTTGGGCAGCACTGGCGGATCCCACTTGAACCACTTCCCGTCCTTCGTCTTCGCCGAGAAGCGGCCGCTGTCGGAGACGACCGCCCAGCCTTCCTCCAGGTCGTACAGGTAGCGCCCGATGCCCCACTGCACGGCCGCGCGCTTCATCGCGCCGGAGAGCCCGCCCTTCACCGGCTCGACGTCCGTGTTCTCGGCGCCATCCCACTTCGTGACCCAGCCGACGACCGCGTCGACGTAGATCGCGAGGCCGCAGACGACGCCGCCGGCGGGGCCCTCCTTGAACACGTTCTGCCAGCGCCCCGGGCCCGCCA from Roseisolibacter agri includes:
- a CDS encoding Rad52/Rad22 family DNA repair protein, with product MQLDRLRDPFVPTDIEWRVQTAGEKNGKPWARVLAYVTNRAIMDRLDEVAGPGRWQNVFKEGPAGGVVCGLAIYVDAVVGWVTKWDGAENTDVEPVKGGLSGAMKRAAVQWGIGRYLYDLEEGWAVVSDSGRFSAKTKDGKWFKWDPPVLPNWAQPQARAATAAQVQRIEQLLAAVKDEKVTRQVRARLTNGLTEQAADEAVRFLEARAA